In Streptomyces dangxiongensis, one DNA window encodes the following:
- the cseB gene encoding two-component system response regulator CseB → MADQTHVLFVEDDDVIREATQLALERDGFAVTAMPDGLSGLAAFRADRPDIALLDVMVPGLDGVSLCRRIRDESTVPVIMLSARADSIDVVLGLEAGADDYVTKPFDGAVLVARIRAVLRRFGHAGGSAQAGDAASAVAGGTLAFGDLYIDTDGMEVRRAGQPVALTPTEMRLLLEFSSAPGSVLSRDKLLERVWEYGWGGDTRVVDVHVQRLRQKIGQDRIETVRGFGYKLKA, encoded by the coding sequence ATGGCAGACCAGACCCACGTCCTGTTCGTCGAGGACGACGACGTCATCCGCGAGGCCACACAACTCGCCCTGGAGCGGGACGGCTTCGCGGTCACCGCCATGCCCGACGGCCTGTCGGGCCTGGCCGCGTTCCGGGCGGACCGGCCCGACATCGCGCTGCTGGACGTCATGGTCCCGGGGCTGGACGGCGTCAGCCTGTGCCGCCGTATCCGCGACGAGTCGACGGTGCCGGTCATCATGCTGTCGGCGCGTGCCGACTCCATCGACGTCGTCCTCGGCCTGGAGGCGGGCGCCGACGACTACGTGACCAAGCCGTTCGACGGTGCCGTCCTGGTCGCCCGGATCCGTGCGGTACTGCGCCGCTTCGGGCACGCCGGCGGCTCCGCGCAGGCCGGGGATGCCGCGTCCGCCGTCGCCGGCGGCACGCTGGCCTTCGGGGACCTGTACATCGACACCGACGGCATGGAGGTGCGCCGGGCCGGGCAGCCGGTGGCGCTGACCCCGACCGAGATGCGGCTGCTGCTGGAGTTCTCCTCCGCGCCCGGCTCCGTGCTCTCCCGGGACAAGCTGCTGGAACGCGTGTGGGAGTACGGCTGGGGCGGGGACACCCGGGTCGTCGACGTGCATGTGCAACGGCTGCGGCAGAAGATCGGCCAGGACCGCATCGAGACGGTCCGCGGCTTCGGTTACAAGCTGAAGGCCTGA
- a CDS encoding SigE family RNA polymerase sigma factor → MAQGEVLEFEEYVRTRQDALLRSARRLVPDPVDAQDLLQTALVRTYGRWEGIADKRLADAYLRRVMINTRTEWWRARKLEEVPTEQLPDARVDDSTEQHADRALLMDVMKVLAPKQRSVVVLRHWEQMSTEETAAALGMSAGTVKSTLHRALARLREELEARDLDARALEREERERCAA, encoded by the coding sequence ATGGCGCAGGGCGAGGTGCTCGAATTCGAGGAGTACGTCCGTACCCGGCAGGACGCACTGCTGCGCAGTGCGCGGCGACTGGTGCCGGACCCCGTCGACGCCCAGGACCTGCTCCAGACCGCGCTGGTACGGACGTACGGCCGCTGGGAGGGCATCGCCGACAAGCGGCTCGCCGACGCCTATCTGCGGCGGGTCATGATCAACACGCGGACCGAGTGGTGGCGTGCCCGCAAGCTGGAAGAGGTCCCCACCGAGCAGCTCCCGGACGCCCGTGTGGACGACTCCACCGAGCAGCACGCCGACCGCGCCCTGCTGATGGACGTCATGAAGGTGCTCGCTCCGAAGCAGCGCAGTGTCGTGGTGCTGCGACACTGGGAGCAGATGTCCACGGAGGAGACGGCCGCTGCCCTCGGCATGTCGGCCGGAACGGTCAAGAGCACGCTGCACCGGGCGCTCGCCCGGCTCCGTGAGGAGCTGGAGGCCCGCGATCTGGACGCACGCGCGCTGGAGCGTGAGGAGCGGGAGCGTTGCGCGGCCTGA
- a CDS encoding HhH-GPD family protein: protein MTEMLHAPVITWFDAHARDLPWRRPEAGPWGVMVSEFMLQQTPVNRVLPVYEAWLTRWPRPADLAEEAPGEAVRAWGRLGYPRRALRLHGAAVAITERHGGDVPTDHAQLLALPGIGEYTAAAVASFAYGQRHAVLDTNVRRVLARAVTGVRYPPNATTAAERRLARELLPEDERTAARWAAASMELGALVCTAKNEGCQRCPIAERCAWRLAGKPEHTGPPRRGQTYAGTDRQVRGKLLAVLREAHTPVPQAALDRVWHEPVQRARALDGLVADGLVEPLPGGLYRLPLG from the coding sequence ATGACTGAGATGCTCCACGCCCCCGTGATCACCTGGTTCGACGCCCATGCCCGCGACCTCCCCTGGCGCCGCCCGGAGGCGGGCCCGTGGGGCGTGATGGTCAGCGAGTTCATGCTCCAGCAGACGCCGGTGAACCGGGTGCTGCCCGTCTACGAGGCATGGCTGACCCGCTGGCCGCGCCCCGCCGACCTCGCCGAGGAGGCGCCGGGCGAGGCGGTGCGCGCCTGGGGCCGGCTCGGCTACCCGCGCCGCGCCCTGCGCCTGCACGGTGCCGCGGTCGCCATAACGGAACGGCACGGCGGGGACGTGCCGACGGACCACGCACAGTTGCTCGCGCTGCCCGGCATCGGCGAGTACACGGCCGCCGCGGTGGCGTCGTTCGCGTACGGGCAGCGGCACGCGGTGCTGGACACCAATGTGCGCCGGGTTCTGGCGCGGGCGGTGACGGGCGTGCGGTACCCGCCGAACGCCACGACGGCCGCCGAGCGGCGGCTGGCCCGGGAGCTGCTGCCGGAGGACGAGCGGACCGCCGCCCGGTGGGCCGCCGCCTCCATGGAGCTGGGCGCGCTGGTGTGCACGGCGAAGAATGAGGGGTGCCAGCGGTGTCCGATCGCCGAGCGGTGCGCCTGGCGCCTCGCGGGCAAACCGGAGCACACGGGGCCGCCGCGCCGCGGGCAGACGTACGCCGGTACCGACCGGCAGGTGCGCGGCAAGCTGCTGGCCGTGCTGCGGGAGGCGCACACGCCGGTGCCGCAGGCGGCGCTCGACCGGGTGTGGCACGAGCCGGTGCAGCGGGCCCGCGCGCTCGACGGGCTGGTCGCGGACGGTCTGGTGGAGCCGTTGCCGGGGGGGCTGTATCGGCTGCCGCTGGGCTGA